A region from the Lutra lutra chromosome 1, mLutLut1.2, whole genome shotgun sequence genome encodes:
- the CSNKA2IP gene encoding casein kinase II subunit alpha'-interacting protein isoform X1 encodes MVPLAYYDQHFVPLEHSYQLATTNSLTHQHTGEKLSQSNNQPVVRLQSHSNHLAAPPLGSKQMAQSCSLLSSVKSQDTISQGFNNKALKAPVSQPKCQATPSLDLHQRTSLWPNRRALSSPVIHHKSQTTPSLELNKTSSSMESTQTNLSSQLPLPKPQTTSSPGFCQTSSSQKSNQGVSSSSLFPSKHQETPSLDVLWTSSSLGSNQRVLSLTLPQSKPQKASSLDSLWTSLLEHNQRSLSSPSLNSRLQINDLLQSSRSLESNQMALSSPLPVSRSQTAPALNSSSCVPSLPLSHSKPRKSPSAHSVRQAQSLPLFSLKSQTVLTLNHDFRTLSSPVCHSKFQSTLSPNDKQKATDLSSPHSKPNVLGPSLTSSKHFIRNIAASTLGSRFQSKSSFDLCAKTEPNKEIPWSLNYIYPCIVKGGTVPDDVLNKIVNSLSKTRIQRDLCRQILFRRMRGRPNPHPGPRLSSNYVVCLACASCIKSQCNHLTGRKDPRGATLFVIPTPELGSEGESEVKLVFLLSLPETSLSSCLPSPVKENQPDEAPEDNLEGMEKIHIFSPSEPEITQELNNKWPTVAPENKVVSQQPEAIDWLLYVKKSSNFQPQSSSSSTSSSSSSSSSSSSSSSCTPPSLLPPSKESTTSTLSGCVFTKVLSYHRLPPGVSWLEFICSKNHQPPPGKPQQSQSRLPKTRPMRNSTTVKGSKEPKILFKFFQTVSK; translated from the coding sequence ATGGTACCATTGGCATATTATGATCAACACTTTGTGCCTTTAGAACACTCTTACCAACTGGCCACAACCAATTCATTAACACATCAGCACACAGGTGAAAAACTAAGTCAATCTAATAACCAGCCTGTGGTCAGACTGCAGTCCCATAGTAATCATCTTGCAGCACCTCCACTTGGCTCTAAGCAGATGGCGCAGAGCTGCTCATTATTGTCATCTGTCAAGTCTCAGGACACAATTTCACAGGGCTTCAATAACAAGGCTCTGAAAGCACCAGTATCCCAACCCAAATGTCAGGCCACACCTTCACTAGACCTCCACCAGAGAACTTCACTGTGGCCTAATCGGAGAGCACTGAGCTCACCTGTGATACACCATAAATCTCAGACAACACCTTCACTTGAACTTAATAAGACATCTTCATCTATGGAGTCCACCCAAACAAATCTGAGCTCACAATTacccctccccaaacctcagaCTACATCTTCACCAGGCTTTTGCCAGACATCATCTTCACAGAAGTCTAATCAAGGAGTCTCAAGTTCATCATTATTCCCCTCCAAACATCAAGAAACACCTTCCCTAGACGTCCTCTGGACATCATCATCTTTGGGATCTAATCAAAGAGTGCTTAGCCTAACATTACCACAATCCAAGCCTCAGAAAGCATCTTCATTGGATAGCCTTTGGACATCTTTGTTAGAGCACAATCAGAGATCTTTGAGTTCACCATCACTCAACTCTAGACTTCAAATAAATGACTTGCTTCAGTCATCACGTTCATTGGAATCCAATCAAATGGCTCTGAGCTCACCATTACCTGTCTCAAGATCTCAGACAGCACCTGCACTGAATTCTAGTTCCTGTGTTCCGAGTTTACCATTGTCCCACTCAAAACCAAGGAAATCACCTTCAGCACATTCTGTCCGCCAGGCTCAGAGTTTGCCATTGTTCTCACTCAAATCTCAGACAGTGCTTACACTTAATCATGACTTTAGGACCTTGAGCTCACCAGTTTGTCACTCCAAGTTTCAGAGCACTTTGTCACCAAATGACAAACAGAAAGCTACAGATTTATCTTCACCCCATTCTAAACCAAATGTTTTAGGTCCATCATTAACAAGCTCCAAACACTTTATCAGAAATATAGCTGCTTCAACATTGGGCTCCAGATTCCAAAGTAAAAGCAGCTTTGATCTTTGTGCAAAGACAGAACCAAATAAAGAAATTCCATGGagtttaaattacatttatccCTGCATTGTTAAAGGTGGAACTGTCCCTGATGATGTCctaaataaaattgtgaattcTCTTTCCAAGACTAGAATCCAGAGGGATCTCTGTAGGCAGATTCTTTTTCGAAGGATGAGGGGAAGACCAAATCCTCATCCTGGTCCCCGTCTTTCATCAAATTATGTAGTTTGTTTAGCTTGTGCTTCCTGCATAAAATCTCAGTGTAACCATCTTACAGGAAGGAAGGATCCTCGAGGTGCAACACTGTTTGTCATACCAACACCTGAACTCGGTTCTGAGGGAGAATCGGAAGTGAAattagtttttctcctttctctaccAGAGACTTCTCTCTCATCTTGTCTCCCATCCCCTGTGAAAGAAAATCAGCCTGATGAAGCCCCTGAAGACAACCttgaaggaatggagaagataCATATTTTCTCTCCATCTGAACCTGAAATCACACAGGAGCTAAATAACAAATGGCCGACAGTAGCCCCTGAAAACAAAGTTGTAAGCCAACAACCCGAGGCTATTGACTGGCTGCTTTATGTTAAGAAAAGTAGTAATTTTCAGCCAcaatcctcttcctcctctacatcctcctcctcctcttcatcttcatcttcttcttcctcttcctcttgcaCTCCACCTTCCTTACTGCCTCCTTCCAAAGAGTCTACTACATCTACTCTCTCAGGTTGTGTATTCACTAAGGTACTTAGTTACCACCGGTTGCCTCCAGGGGTCTCCTGGCTTGAGTTTATATGTAGTAAAAATCACCAGCCACCTCCTGGAAAACCACAACAAAGTCAATCACGACTTCCCAAAACAAGGCCTATGAGGAATAGCACCACAGTAAAAGGGTCAAAGGAGCCAAAGATACTGTTCAAATTTTTCCAGACAGTTTCAAAATGA
- the CSNKA2IP gene encoding casein kinase II subunit alpha'-interacting protein isoform X2, with amino-acid sequence MVPLAYYDQHFVPLEHSYQLATTNSLTHQHTGEKLSQSNNQPVVRLQSHSNHLAAPPLGSKQMAQSCSLLSSVKSQDTISQGFNNKALKAPVSQPKCQATPSLDLHQRTSLWPNRRALSSPVIHHKSQTTPSLELNKTSSSMESTQTNLSSQLPLPKPQTTSSPGFCQTSSSQKSNQGVSSSSLFPSKHQETPSLDVLWTSSSLGSNQRVLSLTLPQSKPQKASSLDSLWTSLLEHNQRSLSSPSLNSRLQINDLLQSSRSLESNQMALSSPLPVSRSQTAPALNSSSCVPSLPLSHSKPRKSPSAHSVRQAQSLPLFSLKSQTVLTLNHDFRTLSSPVCHSKFQSTLSPNDKQKATDLSSPHSKPNVLGPSLTSSKHFIRNIAASTLGSRFQSKSSFDLCAKTEPNKEIPWSLNYIYPCIVKGGTVPDDVLNKIVNSLSKTRIQRDLCRQILFRRMRGRPNPHPGPRLSSNYVVCLACASCIKSQCNHLTGRKDPRGATLFVIPTPELGSEGESEVKLVFLLSLPETSLSSCLPSPVKENQPDEAPEDNLEGMEKIHIFSPSEPEITQELNNKWPTVAPENKVE; translated from the exons ATGGTACCATTGGCATATTATGATCAACACTTTGTGCCTTTAGAACACTCTTACCAACTGGCCACAACCAATTCATTAACACATCAGCACACAGGTGAAAAACTAAGTCAATCTAATAACCAGCCTGTGGTCAGACTGCAGTCCCATAGTAATCATCTTGCAGCACCTCCACTTGGCTCTAAGCAGATGGCGCAGAGCTGCTCATTATTGTCATCTGTCAAGTCTCAGGACACAATTTCACAGGGCTTCAATAACAAGGCTCTGAAAGCACCAGTATCCCAACCCAAATGTCAGGCCACACCTTCACTAGACCTCCACCAGAGAACTTCACTGTGGCCTAATCGGAGAGCACTGAGCTCACCTGTGATACACCATAAATCTCAGACAACACCTTCACTTGAACTTAATAAGACATCTTCATCTATGGAGTCCACCCAAACAAATCTGAGCTCACAATTacccctccccaaacctcagaCTACATCTTCACCAGGCTTTTGCCAGACATCATCTTCACAGAAGTCTAATCAAGGAGTCTCAAGTTCATCATTATTCCCCTCCAAACATCAAGAAACACCTTCCCTAGACGTCCTCTGGACATCATCATCTTTGGGATCTAATCAAAGAGTGCTTAGCCTAACATTACCACAATCCAAGCCTCAGAAAGCATCTTCATTGGATAGCCTTTGGACATCTTTGTTAGAGCACAATCAGAGATCTTTGAGTTCACCATCACTCAACTCTAGACTTCAAATAAATGACTTGCTTCAGTCATCACGTTCATTGGAATCCAATCAAATGGCTCTGAGCTCACCATTACCTGTCTCAAGATCTCAGACAGCACCTGCACTGAATTCTAGTTCCTGTGTTCCGAGTTTACCATTGTCCCACTCAAAACCAAGGAAATCACCTTCAGCACATTCTGTCCGCCAGGCTCAGAGTTTGCCATTGTTCTCACTCAAATCTCAGACAGTGCTTACACTTAATCATGACTTTAGGACCTTGAGCTCACCAGTTTGTCACTCCAAGTTTCAGAGCACTTTGTCACCAAATGACAAACAGAAAGCTACAGATTTATCTTCACCCCATTCTAAACCAAATGTTTTAGGTCCATCATTAACAAGCTCCAAACACTTTATCAGAAATATAGCTGCTTCAACATTGGGCTCCAGATTCCAAAGTAAAAGCAGCTTTGATCTTTGTGCAAAGACAGAACCAAATAAAGAAATTCCATGGagtttaaattacatttatccCTGCATTGTTAAAGGTGGAACTGTCCCTGATGATGTCctaaataaaattgtgaattcTCTTTCCAAGACTAGAATCCAGAGGGATCTCTGTAGGCAGATTCTTTTTCGAAGGATGAGGGGAAGACCAAATCCTCATCCTGGTCCCCGTCTTTCATCAAATTATGTAGTTTGTTTAGCTTGTGCTTCCTGCATAAAATCTCAGTGTAACCATCTTACAGGAAGGAAGGATCCTCGAGGTGCAACACTGTTTGTCATACCAACACCTGAACTCGGTTCTGAGGGAGAATCGGAAGTGAAattagtttttctcctttctctaccAGAGACTTCTCTCTCATCTTGTCTCCCATCCCCTGTGAAAGAAAATCAGCCTGATGAAGCCCCTGAAGACAACCttgaaggaatggagaagataCATATTTTCTCTCCATCTGAACCTGAAATCACACAGGAGCTAAATAACAAATGGCCGACAGTAGCCCCTGAAAACAAAGTT GAATAG